A window from Bos indicus x Bos taurus breed Angus x Brahman F1 hybrid chromosome 26, Bos_hybrid_MaternalHap_v2.0, whole genome shotgun sequence encodes these proteins:
- the ADD3 gene encoding gamma-adducin isoform X1, translating into MSSDASQGVVTTPPPPSMPHKERYFDRINENDPEYIRERNMSPDLRQDFNMMEQRKRVTQILQSPAFREDLECLIQEQMKKGHNPTGLLALQQIADYIMTSSFSGFTSPPLSLGMVTPINDLPGADTSSYVKGEKLTRCKLASLYRLADLFGWAHLANTYISVRISKEQDHIIIIPRGLSFSEATASNLVKVNIIGEVVDQGSTNLKIDHAGFSPHAAIYSTRPDVKCVIHIHTLATAAVSSMKCGILPISQESLILGDVAYYDYQGSLDDQEERIQLQKVLGPSCKVLVLRNHGVVALGETVEEAFHYIFNVQIACETQVQALAGAGGVDNLLVLDLQKYKASTHTVAASGGGGVNMGSHQKWKVGEIEFEGLMRTLDNLGYRTGYAYRHPLIREKPRHKSDVEIPATVTAFSFEDDTVPLSPLKYMAQRQQREKTRWLNSPNTYMKVNVPEESRNGETSPRTKITWMKAEDSSKVSSGTPIKIEDPNQFVPLNTNPNEVLEKRNKIREQNRYDLKTAGPQSQLLAGIVVDKPPSTMQFEDDDHAPPAPPNPFSHLTEGELEEYKRTVERKQQGLEDAEQELLSDDASSVSQIQSQTQSPQNIPEKLEENHELFSKSFISMDVPVLIVNGKDDVHGVEDELAQRVSRLTTSTTIESIEITIKSPEKIEEVLSPEGSPSKSPSKKKKKFRTPSFLKKNKKKEKVEA; encoded by the exons GCCTTTCGGGAAGACCTGGAATGCCTTATTCAAGAACAGATGAAGAAAGGCCACAATCCAACTGGATTACTAGCGTTACAACAGattgcagattacatcatgaccaGTTCTTTTTCGGGCTTTACTTCACCTCCCCTCA GTCTCGGCATGGTCACACCTATCAATGACCTTCCCGGAGCAGATACATCCTCATATGTGAAGGGAGAAAAGCTTACTCGTTGTAAACTTGCCAGCCTGTACAGACTTGCAGACTTGTTTGGATGGGCCCACCTGGCAAATACATACATCTCA GTAAGAATAAGTAAGGAGCAAGACCACATAATAATAATTCCCAGAGGCCTGTCTTTTTCTGAAGCCACAGCCTCCAATTTG GTGAAAGTCAATATAATAGGAGAAGTGGTTGATCAGGGAAGTACTAATTTGAAAATTGACCATGCAGGCTTCAGTCCCCATGCCGCGATATATTCAACACGTCCTGATGTTAAGTGTGTGATACACATCCATACCCTTGCAACGGCAGCT GTGTCCTCCATGAAGTGCGGGATCCTTCCAATTTCTCAAGagtccctgatcctgggagaTGTCGCCTATTATGACTACCAAGGGTCACTTGATGATCAGGAGGAGAGAATTCAACTGCAGAAAGTTCTGGGGCCAAGTTGTAAG GTGCTGGTACTCAGAAATCATGGTGTGGTAGCACTTGGAGAAACAGTCGAGGAGgcttttcattacatttttaatgtGCAGATAGCCTGTGAGACTCAA GTGCAGGCACTGGCAGGGGCAGGTGGGGTGGACAATCTGCTTGTGCTGGACCTTCAGAAGTACAAAGCTTCCACTCACACTGTAGCGGCatctggaggaggaggagtgaaTATGGGTTCCCACCAAAAGTGGAAGGTTGGCGAGATTGAGTTCGAAGGGCTGATGAGGACTCTGGACAACTTG GGATATAGAACAGGCTATGCTTACAGGCACCCTCTCATTCGAGAAAAGCCGAGGCACAAGAGTGATGTAGAGATCCCAGCCACTGTGACTGCCTTTTCCTTCGAAGATGATACAGTGCCCCTCTCACCTCTCAAATACATGGCACAGAGGCAGCAGCGTGAAAAAACCAGATGGTTGAACTCACCAAATACCTACATGAAAGTGAACGTGCCTGAGGAGTCTCGGAATGGGGAGACGAGCCCCAGGACCAAAATCACA TGGATGAAAGCCGAGGACTCTTCTAAAGTTAGTAGTGGAACACCTATCAAAATTGAAGATCCAAATCAGTTTGTTCCTTTAAACACCAACCCGAATGAGGtactagaaaagagaaataag ATTCGAGAACAAAATCGATATGACTTGAAAACAGCAGGACCACAGTCTCAGTTGCTTGCTGGAATTGTTGTGGATAAGCCTCCTTCT ACCATGCAGTTTGAAGATGATGATCATGCCCCACCAGCTCCTCCCAACCCCTTCAGTCATCTCACAGAAGGAGAACTTGAAGAGTATAAGAGGACAGTCGAACGTAAACAGCAAGGTCTGGAAG ATGCTGAGCAGGAATTACTCTCAGATGACGCTTCATCTGTTTCACAAATTCAGTCTCAAACTCAGTCACCGCAAAATATCCCTGAAAAATTAGAAG AAAACCATGAGCTATTTTCCAAGAGCTTCATCTCCATGGATGTACCTGTCCTGATAGTGAATGGCAAGGATGACGTGCATGGTGTTGAAGACGAGCTTGCTCAGCGAGTAAGCAGGTTAACCACAAGCACCACCATAGAAAGCATCGAGATAACCATCAAGTCTCCAGAAAAAATTGAAGAAGTCCTGTCACCTGAAGGCTCACCTTCAAAATCACcatccaagaaaaagaagaaattccgcactccttcttttctgaaaaagaacaaaaaaaaggagaaagttgAAGCCTAA
- the ADD3 gene encoding gamma-adducin isoform X2, producing MSSDASQGVVTTPPPPSMPHKERYFDRINENDPEYIRERNMSPDLRQDFNMMEQRKRVTQILQSPAFREDLECLIQEQMKKGHNPTGLLALQQIADYIMTSSFSGFTSPPLSLGMVTPINDLPGADTSSYVKGEKLTRCKLASLYRLADLFGWAHLANTYISVRISKEQDHIIIIPRGLSFSEATASNLVKVNIIGEVVDQGSTNLKIDHAGFSPHAAIYSTRPDVKCVIHIHTLATAAVSSMKCGILPISQESLILGDVAYYDYQGSLDDQEERIQLQKVLGPSCKVLVLRNHGVVALGETVEEAFHYIFNVQIACETQVQALAGAGGVDNLLVLDLQKYKASTHTVAASGGGGVNMGSHQKWKVGEIEFEGLMRTLDNLGYRTGYAYRHPLIREKPRHKSDVEIPATVTAFSFEDDTVPLSPLKYMAQRQQREKTRWLNSPNTYMKVNVPEESRNGETSPRTKITWMKAEDSSKVSSGTPIKIEDPNQFVPLNTNPNEVLEKRNKIREQNRYDLKTAGPQSQLLAGIVVDKPPSTMQFEDDDHAPPAPPNPFSHLTEGELEEYKRTVERKQQGLEENHELFSKSFISMDVPVLIVNGKDDVHGVEDELAQRVSRLTTSTTIESIEITIKSPEKIEEVLSPEGSPSKSPSKKKKKFRTPSFLKKNKKKEKVEA from the exons GCCTTTCGGGAAGACCTGGAATGCCTTATTCAAGAACAGATGAAGAAAGGCCACAATCCAACTGGATTACTAGCGTTACAACAGattgcagattacatcatgaccaGTTCTTTTTCGGGCTTTACTTCACCTCCCCTCA GTCTCGGCATGGTCACACCTATCAATGACCTTCCCGGAGCAGATACATCCTCATATGTGAAGGGAGAAAAGCTTACTCGTTGTAAACTTGCCAGCCTGTACAGACTTGCAGACTTGTTTGGATGGGCCCACCTGGCAAATACATACATCTCA GTAAGAATAAGTAAGGAGCAAGACCACATAATAATAATTCCCAGAGGCCTGTCTTTTTCTGAAGCCACAGCCTCCAATTTG GTGAAAGTCAATATAATAGGAGAAGTGGTTGATCAGGGAAGTACTAATTTGAAAATTGACCATGCAGGCTTCAGTCCCCATGCCGCGATATATTCAACACGTCCTGATGTTAAGTGTGTGATACACATCCATACCCTTGCAACGGCAGCT GTGTCCTCCATGAAGTGCGGGATCCTTCCAATTTCTCAAGagtccctgatcctgggagaTGTCGCCTATTATGACTACCAAGGGTCACTTGATGATCAGGAGGAGAGAATTCAACTGCAGAAAGTTCTGGGGCCAAGTTGTAAG GTGCTGGTACTCAGAAATCATGGTGTGGTAGCACTTGGAGAAACAGTCGAGGAGgcttttcattacatttttaatgtGCAGATAGCCTGTGAGACTCAA GTGCAGGCACTGGCAGGGGCAGGTGGGGTGGACAATCTGCTTGTGCTGGACCTTCAGAAGTACAAAGCTTCCACTCACACTGTAGCGGCatctggaggaggaggagtgaaTATGGGTTCCCACCAAAAGTGGAAGGTTGGCGAGATTGAGTTCGAAGGGCTGATGAGGACTCTGGACAACTTG GGATATAGAACAGGCTATGCTTACAGGCACCCTCTCATTCGAGAAAAGCCGAGGCACAAGAGTGATGTAGAGATCCCAGCCACTGTGACTGCCTTTTCCTTCGAAGATGATACAGTGCCCCTCTCACCTCTCAAATACATGGCACAGAGGCAGCAGCGTGAAAAAACCAGATGGTTGAACTCACCAAATACCTACATGAAAGTGAACGTGCCTGAGGAGTCTCGGAATGGGGAGACGAGCCCCAGGACCAAAATCACA TGGATGAAAGCCGAGGACTCTTCTAAAGTTAGTAGTGGAACACCTATCAAAATTGAAGATCCAAATCAGTTTGTTCCTTTAAACACCAACCCGAATGAGGtactagaaaagagaaataag ATTCGAGAACAAAATCGATATGACTTGAAAACAGCAGGACCACAGTCTCAGTTGCTTGCTGGAATTGTTGTGGATAAGCCTCCTTCT ACCATGCAGTTTGAAGATGATGATCATGCCCCACCAGCTCCTCCCAACCCCTTCAGTCATCTCACAGAAGGAGAACTTGAAGAGTATAAGAGGACAGTCGAACGTAAACAGCAAGGTCTGGAAG AAAACCATGAGCTATTTTCCAAGAGCTTCATCTCCATGGATGTACCTGTCCTGATAGTGAATGGCAAGGATGACGTGCATGGTGTTGAAGACGAGCTTGCTCAGCGAGTAAGCAGGTTAACCACAAGCACCACCATAGAAAGCATCGAGATAACCATCAAGTCTCCAGAAAAAATTGAAGAAGTCCTGTCACCTGAAGGCTCACCTTCAAAATCACcatccaagaaaaagaagaaattccgcactccttcttttctgaaaaagaacaaaaaaaaggagaaagttgAAGCCTAA